From Rana temporaria chromosome 7, aRanTem1.1, whole genome shotgun sequence, the proteins below share one genomic window:
- the GGA1 gene encoding ADP-ribosylation factor-binding protein GGA1, which produces MEEESLEARINRATNPLNKEQSWEDVEAFCHQLNRDLEGPQLATRLLAHKIQSPQEWEAMQALAVLEACMKNCGKRFHSEVGKFRFLNELIKVVSPKYLGTRSPERVKQKILEMLYSWTLGLPNEVKITEAYQMLKKQGILKDDPQLPAEAMMPLPPPRPKNAIFDDDEKSKMLARLLKSTHPEDLRAANKLIKEMVQEDQKRMEKISKRVNAIEEVNNNVRLLGEMLGTYRAGQSSEGSEDLMKELYQRCEKMRPTLFRLASDTEDNDEALAEILQANDSLTQVINTYRQLVKGEEINGEASSSNMPASSSALLDLSGLDMTSAAAAPSYPSVPAQPLPYSSSAPSASASLSLLDDELMSLGLNDPAPPALPSDTSSWNNFQSSEGSTDSASGEKVSSVSQTPAQPSNALDDLDLLGKTLLQQSLPPTAMHVRWEKPQHKPTLRDLQSKTGTTPLQQPAVLVNVPFVGVEQQVPSPVKSDISLTNVTVPLESIKPSSILPVTVYDQRSFRVLFHFAQDSPPGRPDVLVVVISMLSTATLPFTGISFQAAVPKAMKIKLQTATGSELPAFNPILPPTAITQVLLLANPTQEKVRLRYKLTYTQGDQSFDEMGDVEDFPPVEKWGHL; this is translated from the exons atggaggaggagagccTGGAGGCGCGGATCA ATCGGGCTACAAACCCCCTGAACAAGGAGCAGAGCTGGGAAGATGTGGAGGCGTTCTGTCATCAGCTCAACCGTGACCTGGAGGG gcctcagcTGGCCACACGGCTCCTGGCACACAAGATCCAGTCCCCTCAGGAGTGGGAGGCCATGCAAGCTCTGGCG GTTCTGGAAGCATGCATGAAAAACTGCGGGAAAAGGTTTCACAGCGAGGTTGGAAAATTTCGGTTCCTTAATGAGCTGATTAAAGTCGTTTCTCCGAAG TACCTCGGTACGCGCTCGCCAGAAAGAGTGAAGCAGAAGATATTAGAGATGCTGTACAGCTGGACGCTCGGACTCCCCAATGAAGTGAAGATCACAGAGGCCTACCAGATGCTGAAGAAACAAG GTATTTTAAAGGATGACCCCCAATTGCCAGCAGAAGCAATGATGCCCCTTCCTCCACCAAGGCCCAAGAATGCTATTTTTGATGATGATGAGAAATCCAAG ATGTTGGCCCGCCTGCTGAAGAGCACTCACCCTGAAGACTTACGAGCTGCCAACAAGCTCATTAAAGAAATGGTGCAGGAG GATCAGAAGCGCATGGAAAAAATATCTAAGCGTGTGAATGCCATAGAGGAAGTGAATAATAATGTGAGGCTCCTGGGTGAGATGTTGGGTACGTACCGAGCCGGCCAGTCCTCCGAGGGAAGTGAAGATTTGATGAAG GAGCTGTACCAGAGATGTGAGAAGATGAGGCCTACGCTTTTCCGCCTGGCCAGCGACACAGAAGACAATGATGAGGCTTTGG cggaaatATTACAAGCCAATGACAGCTTAACGCAGGTTATCAATACTTACCGCCAGCTGGTGAAAGGGGAAGAAATCAACGGAGAGGCGTCTTCCAGCAATATGCCAG CCAGTTCTTCTGCTCTGCTGGATCTCTCAGGACTGGATATGACCTCTGCAGCCGCAGCTCCTTCATACCCTTCTGTTCCGGCCCAGCCCCTGCCATATTCTTCCAGCGCCCCCTCCGCCTCCGCATCTTTATCGCTGCTCGATGACGAACTCATGTCACTAG GTTTAAATGACCCTGCACCTCCTGCACTGCCTTCAGACACATCATCGTGGAACAATTTCCAG TCTTCAGAGGGGAGCACAGACTCTGCTTCGGGAGAGAAGGTCTCTTCAGTCTCTCAGACTCCGGCCCAGCCTAGTAACGCTTTGGATGATCTGGATCTACTTGGGAAAACCCTTCTTCAGCAGTCCCTTCCGCCCACAGCCATGCATGTACGATG ggaaaaGCCCCAACACAAACCCACACTAAGGGATCTGCAGAGTAAAACGGGCACCACTCCTCTGCAGCAGCCCGCTGTCCTGGTAAACGTCCCTTTTGTCGGAGTAGAGCAGCAAGTCCCGTCCCCTGTGAAGAGCGACATCTCCCTCACCAACGTCACTGTGCCTCTGGAATCCATCAAACCCA GTAGCATCCTCCCAGTCACTGTGTATGACCAGCGCAGCTTTCGGGTCCTTTTCCATTTTGCTCAGGATAGCCCTCCAGGCAGGCCTGACGTCCTGGTGGTTGTGATCTCCATGCTGAGTACGGCCACTCTGCCCTTCACTGGAATTAGTTTTCAGGCTGCTGTGCCCAAG gCAATGAAGATAAAGTTGCAAACGGCAACTGGCAGTGAACTTCCCGCATTCAATCCCATTCTGCCCCCGACTGCTATTACTCAGGTGCTGCTGCTGGCCAACCCCACACAG GAAAAGGTGCGCTTACGATACAAGCTCACCTACACACAAGGAGATCAAAGCTTCGATGAAATGGGGGACGTGGAGGATTTCCCCCCGGTGGAGAAGTGGGGACATCTCTAG